A portion of the Bombus huntii isolate Logan2020A unplaced genomic scaffold, iyBomHunt1.1 ctg00000094.1, whole genome shotgun sequence genome contains these proteins:
- the LOC126876794 gene encoding protein odd-skipped-like, with translation MAESNPKEFSPWLSEKTNAVKALAREQCEAAVQLQRQQQLQQHQNQHQLQQQQQLRGPLTIHHAGCPTKVGPVTNQLNTSHATHGRAAQYQHYHHHHHHRHVSMSPPLLLLSSPAPIAATHNHLNVSGHRNVVTPPDTPADRSPPSPGNKLNRSQHLPREATGSVSPGLPAATLDLSSAATTNSPHELSTLV, from the exons ATGGCTGAAAGTAATCCAAAAGAGTTTTCACCATGGTTATCg GAGAAGACGAATGCCGTGAAGGCGTTAGCGCGCGAACAGTGCGAAGCGGCGGTACAGCTGCAGCGTCAGCAGCAGCTGCAACAGCACCAGAACCAGCACCAgctacaacagcaacaacaactacGTGGCCCGTTAACCATCCACCATGCTGGCTGCCCAACGAAAGTCGGGCCCGTGACGAACCAACTAAATACCAGCCACGCAACGCACGGCCGAGCTGCACAGTACCAACActatcatcaccatcatcatcatcgacaCGTGTCAATGTCTCCACCGCTCTTGTTGCTCTCATCGCCAGCTCCGATCGCGGCGACGCACAATCATCTGAACGTGAGCGGACACAGAAACGTGGTTACGCCACCGGATACACCAGCAGATAGATCGCCACCGAGTCCTGGAAATAAGCTAAATAGATCGCAGCATTTGCCACGGGAAGCAACCGGCAGCGTCAGTCCTGGTCTTCCGGCTGCCACATTGGATCTAAGTAGCGCAGCAACCACCAATAGTCCGCATGAATTGTCCACGttagtttag
- the LOC126876795 gene encoding adrenodoxin-like protein 2, mitochondrial: MALVNQLQKFSRSILGIASNYSKYTSNTTLPFLQATRGISTTQPLSEKQEVNITFVKASGERIKAKGKVGDTILDIVVNNEIDLGGYGHG, encoded by the exons ATGGCGTTAGtaaatcaattacaaaaattttcgagatcaattctcggtattgcatcaaattattcaaaatatacaagCAACACAACGTTGCCCTTTTTGCAGGCAACAAGAGGAATATCGACCACGCAACCACTTTCAGAAAAACAAGA agtAAATATAACGTTTGTTAAAGCAAGTGGAGAGAGAATCAAAGCAAAAGGGAAAGTAGGAGATACTATATTAGACATAgtagtaaataatgaaattgatttaggtggatatg gtCACGGCTAG